The following proteins are co-located in the Pseudarthrobacter siccitolerans genome:
- a CDS encoding FAD-dependent oxidoreductase, giving the protein MTDSSDFVVVGAGLAGAATAWQLASRGHQVTLLERNVPASHDGSSHGSARIFRYAYPDAFYTRAVLESKALWDGMADASGTSLITPYGAVDYGPERNPRLLASVLAGKGIEHELLSAAEARRHWPQIAFDTEVLWHPGAGVIDAEGAVNAMVNLAVGHGARLVTGWELQSVERTGAGYRLRSSTGETVDAGNVVISAGGWLPGLLGQLSLPAGFLAGLPEITVRQEQAFHFKYRDHDGGAAAGATAPGARGWPTFIHKAAEIQAYGLPGGRDAGHAGQKVAEYNGGRLIPSAAEQTGEVDPANRRRVVDYVRRYLPGLDPEPYAETTCLFTNTPNEDFLIDRADNVTVLSPCSGHGAKFAPLIGQWAADLATGAGNVPGRFRTASSTAVTT; this is encoded by the coding sequence GTGACAGACTCGTCAGACTTTGTAGTGGTGGGCGCCGGCCTGGCCGGTGCCGCCACCGCCTGGCAGCTCGCCTCCCGCGGGCACCAGGTCACCCTCCTGGAACGCAATGTCCCCGCCAGCCACGATGGCAGCTCCCACGGTTCCGCCCGGATCTTCCGCTACGCCTACCCGGACGCCTTCTATACCCGGGCCGTCCTGGAGTCGAAGGCACTGTGGGACGGGATGGCCGACGCCTCCGGAACCTCCCTGATCACTCCCTACGGCGCCGTGGATTACGGCCCGGAGCGCAATCCCCGGCTGCTGGCCTCCGTGCTGGCCGGTAAAGGCATCGAGCACGAACTCCTGTCCGCTGCCGAGGCCCGGCGGCATTGGCCGCAGATCGCCTTCGATACCGAGGTTCTGTGGCACCCCGGCGCCGGCGTGATTGACGCGGAAGGCGCCGTCAACGCCATGGTGAACCTCGCCGTCGGCCATGGCGCCCGGCTGGTGACGGGCTGGGAGCTGCAGAGCGTGGAGCGGACGGGCGCCGGTTACCGGCTCCGTTCTTCCACGGGTGAAACCGTGGACGCCGGCAACGTGGTGATCAGTGCGGGCGGCTGGCTCCCCGGCCTGCTGGGGCAGCTGTCCCTTCCGGCCGGTTTCCTGGCGGGGCTTCCGGAGATCACTGTCCGGCAGGAGCAGGCGTTCCACTTCAAGTACCGGGATCACGACGGCGGCGCTGCGGCCGGTGCCACCGCCCCCGGTGCCCGGGGCTGGCCGACGTTCATCCACAAGGCCGCAGAGATCCAGGCCTACGGCCTTCCCGGTGGACGGGACGCCGGCCATGCCGGGCAGAAAGTGGCCGAGTACAACGGCGGCAGGCTCATCCCGTCGGCCGCGGAACAGACCGGAGAAGTGGACCCGGCCAACCGCCGCCGGGTGGTGGATTACGTGCGCCGCTACCTTCCCGGCCTGGACCCGGAACCGTACGCCGAAACCACGTGCCTGTTCACCAACACGCCCAATGAGGACTTCCTCATCGACCGAGCGGACAACGTCACGGTTCTGTCGCCGTGCTCCGGGCACGGCGCCAAGTTTGCGCCGCTGATCGGCCAATGGGCTGCGGACCTGGCCACCGGTGCCGGGAATGTTCCCGGCCGGTTCCGGACCGCGTCTTCAACAGCTGTGACCACATAG
- a CDS encoding ammonium transporter, whose product MDSGNVAWILASSALVCMMIPALALFYGGMVGSRRILNMMMMCFGGASLVAVLWALFGYSMAFGNSVGGVGLIGDVTEFPGMSQLLAADESASIPVILFAAFQLFFACVTTALVAGAAAGRMKFGAWMLFAGIWATIVYFPIAHWVFAFSSADGSTVGGWIASGIKAIDFAGGTAVHMNAGAAALALALVLGKSSGWPKVEHAKPHSRPLVLVGAGLLWVGWFGFNAGSALSAGQSASVVFLNTAVAASAGLLAWALVERVRHGAATSMGAASGLISALVAITPACGAVSPLGAVAIGAIAGAVCSLAIELKFRLGFDDSLDVVGVHLVGGILGTLLIGLFATEAAPNGVSGLFYGGGLELLGVQALATVSVLAYSFGITWVLAKILDKTIGLRIKPEDELRGIDLAAHSELAYLTDEDPVELGSPQRV is encoded by the coding sequence ATGGATTCGGGAAATGTCGCTTGGATTCTGGCCAGTTCCGCTCTGGTCTGTATGATGATCCCCGCCCTGGCCCTGTTTTACGGGGGCATGGTGGGCTCGCGCCGCATCCTCAACATGATGATGATGTGCTTCGGCGGCGCCAGCCTTGTGGCCGTCCTCTGGGCGCTCTTCGGCTACTCGATGGCTTTCGGAAACTCGGTCGGCGGCGTGGGGCTGATCGGGGACGTCACGGAATTCCCCGGTATGAGCCAGCTGCTTGCGGCTGATGAGAGCGCCTCTATCCCCGTAATCCTCTTCGCAGCGTTCCAGCTGTTCTTCGCCTGCGTCACCACGGCGCTGGTTGCCGGAGCCGCAGCCGGCCGCATGAAATTCGGCGCCTGGATGCTGTTCGCCGGCATCTGGGCCACCATCGTCTACTTCCCCATCGCGCACTGGGTGTTCGCCTTCTCCTCCGCCGACGGCAGCACCGTTGGCGGGTGGATCGCCAGCGGCATCAAGGCCATCGACTTCGCCGGCGGTACCGCGGTGCACATGAACGCCGGCGCCGCCGCCCTGGCCCTGGCCCTGGTCCTCGGCAAGAGCTCCGGCTGGCCCAAGGTGGAACACGCCAAGCCGCACAGCCGCCCGCTGGTGCTGGTGGGCGCAGGCCTGCTGTGGGTGGGCTGGTTCGGCTTTAACGCCGGTTCCGCTCTCTCCGCCGGACAGTCAGCGTCGGTGGTTTTCCTGAACACCGCTGTTGCTGCTTCCGCCGGCCTCCTGGCCTGGGCGCTCGTTGAGCGGGTCCGCCATGGAGCCGCCACCAGCATGGGGGCGGCCTCCGGCCTGATCTCTGCACTGGTTGCCATCACGCCGGCCTGTGGTGCTGTCAGCCCGCTCGGTGCGGTGGCCATCGGCGCCATCGCCGGGGCCGTCTGCTCCCTGGCCATTGAGCTGAAGTTCCGCCTCGGCTTTGACGATTCGCTCGACGTCGTTGGTGTCCACCTGGTGGGTGGCATCCTCGGCACCCTGCTGATCGGCCTGTTTGCGACGGAAGCTGCACCTAACGGTGTGAGCGGACTGTTCTACGGCGGCGGATTGGAGCTGCTGGGTGTCCAAGCGCTGGCAACAGTCTCCGTCCTGGCCTACTCGTTCGGCATCACCTGGGTCCTGGCGAAGATCCTGGACAAGACCATTGGCCTGCGCATCAAGCCCGAGGACGAGCTGCGTGGCATCGACCTCGCCGCGCACTCCGAGCTGGCGTACCTCACGGACGAAGATCCGGTGGAGCTCGGTTCGCCCCAGCGGGTCTAG
- the glnT gene encoding type III glutamate--ammonia ligase: MTSVATPETPTDVPLAESTGRISLADVARAHEVRFLLATFVDMTGKPCAKLVPVEAADELEKGAMGFAGYAAGLMGQKPQDSDLIAIPDLASFTPVPFIKKGLAIIHCDPHVDGKPWPYAPRVVLKNTLVRLADQGMQAKVGAEVEYFLVKKNDDGTLSTADDRDDSPRPCYDARGVTRMYDHLTSISDAMNGLGWGNYANDHEDAAGQFEQNFNYADALTTADRVVSLRYILNILAEQRGMTATFMPKPFTDRTGTGLHFHLSLWSGAEALFPNDGADDDGRGLGLSGLAYSFIAGVLDHAPALQAFLAPTVNSYKRTGATTSSSGATWSPRKASFGGNDRTHMIRVPDNKRIELRSGDGSANPYLALATTIAAGLDGLEKSLDPGQPSGPGESRPDAHFLPATLLHAVEALRKDPVILASLSGDPAIASYYADAKEEEFLSWHNQVSDWEIRTYLTSI, encoded by the coding sequence ATGACAAGTGTCGCGACACCTGAAACACCAACAGATGTACCCCTGGCGGAGAGCACCGGCCGGATTTCCCTCGCGGACGTCGCCAGGGCGCACGAGGTCCGCTTCCTCCTTGCCACGTTTGTGGACATGACCGGGAAGCCCTGCGCCAAGCTGGTCCCCGTGGAAGCCGCCGATGAACTGGAAAAAGGCGCGATGGGCTTCGCCGGCTACGCCGCAGGCCTGATGGGGCAAAAGCCGCAGGACTCGGACCTGATCGCCATTCCGGATCTCGCGTCCTTCACTCCGGTTCCCTTTATCAAAAAGGGCCTGGCCATCATCCACTGCGACCCGCACGTTGACGGCAAGCCCTGGCCCTACGCCCCGCGGGTGGTCCTCAAGAACACCCTGGTCCGTCTGGCAGATCAGGGCATGCAGGCCAAGGTGGGCGCCGAGGTTGAATACTTCCTGGTGAAAAAGAACGACGACGGGACGCTCAGTACCGCAGACGACCGGGACGATTCGCCCCGCCCCTGCTACGACGCCCGCGGCGTCACCCGGATGTACGACCACCTCACCTCCATCTCCGATGCGATGAACGGCCTGGGCTGGGGCAACTACGCCAACGACCACGAGGACGCAGCCGGCCAGTTCGAGCAGAACTTCAACTACGCGGACGCTCTCACCACCGCGGACCGCGTGGTTTCCCTCCGCTACATCCTGAACATCCTGGCTGAGCAGCGCGGCATGACTGCCACGTTTATGCCCAAGCCGTTCACCGACCGCACGGGCACCGGATTGCACTTCCACCTGTCCCTGTGGTCCGGTGCCGAGGCGCTGTTCCCGAATGACGGCGCGGACGACGATGGCCGCGGCCTTGGGCTTTCCGGCCTCGCCTATTCGTTCATCGCCGGCGTCCTGGACCACGCCCCCGCACTGCAGGCATTCCTCGCCCCGACCGTGAACTCCTACAAAAGGACCGGCGCCACCACCAGCTCCTCCGGCGCCACCTGGTCGCCCCGGAAGGCATCCTTCGGCGGGAACGACCGCACCCACATGATCCGGGTGCCGGACAACAAGCGGATCGAGCTGCGCTCCGGCGACGGCTCGGCCAACCCGTACCTTGCCCTCGCCACCACCATCGCCGCCGGGCTGGACGGTCTGGAGAAGTCCCTGGACCCCGGCCAGCCGTCCGGCCCCGGGGAGTCCAGGCCGGACGCTCACTTCCTGCCGGCCACGCTGCTCCACGCCGTGGAAGCACTGCGGAAGGACCCCGTCATCCTGGCCAGCCTCAGCGGTGACCCCGCCATCGCCAGCTACTACGCGGACGCCAAGGAAGAGGAATTCCTCAGCTGGCACAACCAGGTCAGCGACTGGGAAATCCGCACGTATTTGACGTCCATCTGA
- a CDS encoding glutamine amidotransferase, producing MCGIAALQLRNPSLHPRMGSLLSSMLCQIVDRGPDSAGLAVYNTPGLVKEGTSTLSLLGKDQGMTTAAITSGVAALLPPDAAAAVQVVGDTTLVSAAVGTDLLVKAVSETLPGSTIIGRGEHVAVMKSVGHPMEIAAEHGLEAMGGSQGLSHTRMATESAVTAGGSHPFSVADDLCLVHNGSFSNHATVRRDLKREGVVFDSENDTEVGARYVASRLKQGDTLEEALVNLGKVLDGFYTLVVTTADSMAVVRDPIACKPAIIAETDDYVAMASEYRALAALPGIENARIFEPEPGKVYTWSL from the coding sequence ATGTGCGGAATCGCTGCGCTGCAGCTGCGCAACCCCTCACTGCATCCCCGGATGGGCAGCCTGCTGTCCTCCATGCTCTGCCAGATCGTGGACCGCGGGCCGGACTCAGCGGGCCTCGCCGTCTACAACACCCCCGGCCTCGTCAAGGAGGGAACATCCACCCTCAGCCTCCTGGGCAAGGACCAGGGAATGACGACGGCGGCCATCACCAGCGGCGTCGCCGCCCTGCTCCCGCCGGACGCGGCAGCAGCTGTCCAGGTGGTGGGCGATACCACGCTGGTGAGTGCCGCCGTCGGAACGGACCTGCTGGTGAAGGCCGTCAGCGAAACCCTGCCGGGCTCCACCATCATCGGCCGCGGCGAGCACGTTGCCGTGATGAAAAGCGTGGGCCACCCGATGGAGATTGCCGCCGAGCATGGGCTGGAAGCGATGGGCGGAAGCCAGGGACTGTCCCACACCCGGATGGCCACCGAATCCGCTGTCACCGCCGGCGGTTCGCATCCCTTCTCGGTTGCCGACGACCTGTGCCTGGTCCACAACGGTTCCTTCTCCAACCACGCCACCGTACGGCGTGATCTCAAGCGCGAGGGCGTGGTCTTTGACTCCGAAAACGACACCGAAGTGGGCGCCCGCTACGTCGCCTCCCGGCTGAAGCAGGGCGACACCCTTGAGGAAGCCCTGGTGAACCTGGGCAAGGTCCTGGACGGTTTCTACACCCTGGTGGTCACCACGGCGGACAGCATGGCCGTGGTCCGCGACCCTATCGCCTGCAAGCCGGCCATCATCGCCGAAACGGACGACTACGTGGCCATGGCCTCCGAATACCGTGCCCTGGCAGCCCTGCCCGGCATTGAAAATGCCCGCATCTTTGAACCGGAACCCGGAAAGGTCTACACATGGTCACTCTGA
- a CDS encoding FMN-binding glutamate synthase family protein, with product MTITSVPLPAEAPAQNLPAQNLAAPDIAALGLRESATFDRATIADIQRAAATGVYDIRGWGAKRKVPHFDDLLFLGASMSRYPLEGYREKCDTDVVLGDRHATRPLHLQTPVTIAGMSFGALSANAKEALGRGASEVGTSTTTGDGGMTPEERGQSKHLVYQYLPSRYGMNPDDLRKADAIEIVLGQGAKPGGGGMLLGQKITERVAGMRTLPVGIDQRSASRHPDWTGPDDLEIKIGELREITDWKTPIYVKIGASRPYYDTALAVKSGADVVVVDGMQGGTAATQQVFIENVGIPTLAAIPQAVRALQELGVHRKVQLIVSGGIRTGADVAKAMALGADAVAIGTAALIALGDNAPRYAAEYSALGSAAGFYDDFQDGRDPAGITTQDPELAGRLDPVAAGKRLANYVRVLTMEAQTIARACGKSHLHNLEPEDLVALTIEASAMARVPLAGTSWIPGAG from the coding sequence ATGACCATCACCTCAGTACCCCTGCCCGCTGAAGCGCCCGCACAGAACCTTCCTGCACAGAACCTGGCTGCGCCTGATATCGCAGCCCTGGGCCTGCGCGAGTCCGCCACCTTCGATCGTGCCACCATCGCCGATATCCAGCGCGCCGCCGCCACCGGTGTCTACGACATCCGCGGCTGGGGCGCCAAACGCAAGGTCCCGCACTTTGACGACCTGCTCTTCCTCGGCGCCTCCATGTCCCGCTACCCGCTGGAGGGCTACCGCGAAAAGTGCGATACCGACGTCGTCCTAGGCGACCGGCACGCCACCCGCCCGCTGCACCTGCAGACCCCGGTGACCATCGCCGGCATGAGCTTCGGCGCACTGTCCGCCAACGCCAAGGAGGCGCTGGGGCGCGGCGCGTCCGAGGTGGGCACCTCCACCACCACGGGCGACGGCGGCATGACCCCTGAGGAGCGCGGCCAGTCCAAGCACCTGGTGTACCAGTACCTGCCGTCCCGCTACGGCATGAACCCGGATGACCTGCGCAAGGCCGACGCCATCGAAATCGTGCTGGGACAAGGGGCCAAGCCAGGCGGCGGCGGCATGCTGCTGGGCCAGAAAATCACCGAGCGTGTGGCCGGCATGCGCACCCTGCCTGTAGGCATTGACCAGCGCTCCGCCAGCCGCCACCCCGACTGGACCGGCCCGGACGACCTGGAAATCAAGATCGGCGAACTGCGGGAAATCACCGACTGGAAGACCCCCATCTACGTCAAAATCGGCGCCTCCCGGCCCTACTACGACACCGCGCTCGCCGTGAAGTCCGGCGCGGACGTCGTGGTGGTGGACGGAATGCAGGGCGGAACCGCCGCCACGCAGCAGGTGTTCATCGAAAACGTGGGCATCCCCACCCTCGCCGCCATCCCGCAGGCCGTCCGGGCCCTGCAGGAACTCGGGGTGCACCGGAAGGTCCAGCTCATCGTCTCCGGCGGCATCCGCACCGGGGCCGACGTCGCCAAGGCCATGGCCCTGGGCGCGGACGCGGTGGCCATCGGCACCGCGGCGCTGATCGCCCTCGGCGACAACGCCCCCCGTTACGCCGCCGAATACTCCGCCCTGGGCTCCGCCGCCGGCTTCTACGATGACTTCCAGGACGGCCGGGACCCCGCCGGCATCACCACCCAGGACCCGGAACTCGCGGGCAGGCTGGATCCGGTAGCTGCGGGCAAGCGGCTGGCCAACTACGTCCGCGTCCTCACCATGGAAGCCCAGACCATCGCCCGGGCCTGCGGAAAGTCGCACCTGCACAACCTGGAGCCTGAGGACCTGGTGGCGCTGACCATCGAGGCTTCAGCCATGGCGCGGGTGCCGCTGGCCGGCACCAGCTGGATCCCCGGCGCAGGCTAG
- a CDS encoding helix-turn-helix domain-containing protein codes for MTEHAREEVAGKLEQVIATQLRRYRTSHGLSSAELAARTGLSKAMISKIETASTSCSLTTLQRLADGLKIPVTALFRGADTDRDATFTKNGQGSLTVRSGTQHGHEYRVLGTLKGRTDALEPTLVTLTDASDVFPLFQHPGTEFIYMLAGRMVYGHGQYEYTMEPGDSLLLDGEGPHGPLELQELPIRFLAVAAK; via the coding sequence ATGACGGAACATGCCCGGGAAGAGGTTGCGGGAAAACTCGAACAGGTGATCGCAACCCAGCTGCGGCGCTACCGTACCTCCCATGGCCTGTCCTCCGCGGAGCTTGCTGCCCGCACCGGGCTGTCCAAAGCGATGATTTCGAAGATTGAAACTGCCAGCACGTCCTGTTCGCTGACCACGCTGCAACGCCTTGCCGACGGGCTCAAGATCCCGGTGACCGCGCTTTTCCGCGGCGCTGACACCGACCGGGACGCCACGTTCACCAAGAACGGCCAGGGCAGCCTCACCGTCCGCAGCGGCACCCAGCACGGGCACGAATACCGCGTGCTGGGTACCTTGAAGGGCCGGACAGATGCGCTGGAGCCAACCCTCGTGACACTGACGGACGCCTCGGACGTTTTCCCGCTCTTCCAGCACCCCGGGACCGAGTTCATCTACATGCTCGCCGGCAGGATGGTTTACGGCCACGGCCAGTACGAATACACCATGGAGCCGGGAGATTCCCTGCTGCTTGATGGCGAGGGCCCGCACGGACCGCTCGAGCTTCAGGAACTCCCCATCCGGTTCCTGGCCGTCGCCGCGAAGTAA
- a CDS encoding LacI family DNA-binding transcriptional regulator, translating to MARATVQDVAKTAGVSVGTVSRVLNGSPAVSKASKEKVTAAILQLNYRPLASARDLRRDRTMRILALAKNLNSPVISEVFRGVGDAAAVSGYVSLIAPTAGDLEREQQLVDMLRNGSVDGLIMFSPTMPDEDMEEMAEQLCVVQVCEIADSEAAFGVSIDDRKAAFDITQHLIETGGRRLAMIGNRAARSGRLREEGFRQAAAEAGLSPDQMLFVEGEFDFHTGRRLTRKLLAADPLPDAVFCGSDTVAAGCVREITDAGMRVPEDIAVAGFDDSIQAEMCVPELTTIRQPAYDMGRVAFGELLARMTVPAVHRRGRIFLPHDLVVRDSTRN from the coding sequence ATGGCGCGAGCGACAGTCCAGGACGTCGCTAAAACAGCCGGAGTGTCTGTAGGCACTGTGTCTCGCGTCCTGAACGGAAGTCCGGCCGTCAGCAAGGCGAGCAAGGAAAAGGTCACAGCCGCCATCCTCCAGCTCAACTACCGGCCCCTCGCCTCCGCCCGTGACCTGCGCCGGGACCGGACCATGCGCATACTGGCCCTGGCCAAAAACCTGAACTCACCCGTGATCAGTGAAGTTTTCCGTGGTGTCGGAGACGCTGCGGCAGTGTCGGGATATGTCAGCCTCATCGCACCAACCGCTGGGGACCTGGAACGGGAACAGCAGTTGGTGGACATGCTGCGCAACGGGTCGGTGGACGGGCTGATCATGTTTTCGCCCACGATGCCGGATGAGGATATGGAAGAAATGGCCGAGCAGCTATGCGTTGTCCAAGTGTGTGAGATCGCTGATTCCGAGGCAGCATTCGGCGTCTCCATTGACGACCGGAAGGCCGCCTTCGACATTACGCAGCACCTGATTGAAACGGGCGGCCGGCGCTTGGCGATGATTGGCAACAGGGCGGCCCGCTCCGGTCGACTGCGCGAGGAAGGCTTTCGCCAGGCTGCCGCCGAAGCTGGCTTGTCGCCGGACCAGATGCTGTTCGTCGAAGGTGAGTTCGACTTCCATACAGGGCGCCGCCTCACCAGGAAGCTGCTCGCGGCGGATCCCCTTCCTGACGCCGTTTTCTGCGGCAGTGATACCGTCGCCGCAGGCTGCGTCCGGGAAATTACGGACGCAGGAATGCGGGTGCCCGAGGACATAGCCGTGGCGGGTTTTGACGACTCAATACAGGCCGAAATGTGTGTGCCGGAACTGACCACGATCAGGCAGCCGGCCTATGACATGGGCCGCGTAGCATTCGGCGAGCTCTTGGCGCGGATGACCGTGCCTGCGGTTCACCGCCGTGGCCGGATCTTCCTTCCCCACGATCTTGTAGTGCGGGACTCGACAAGGAACTAG
- a CDS encoding allantoate amidohydrolase, translated as MSLPQTVPTADALPSARTSASTVSSLLQDISTIGRDASRGGYSRPVFSSAETDLRSWFIEQAERRGLDVHTDHNGIIWAWWDTSAGTRRDAVATGSHLDSVPGGGAYDGPLGVASALVAVDILKARGLRPRRPLVIAVFPEEEGSRFGVACLGSRLLTGELDPDKARRLKDPDGNTYADVAAANGQDPRLIGADYKALQQLGLFVELHVEQGRGLIDLNQPVAIGSSILGHGRWKLSVSGQGNHAGTTLMAGRKDPMIAAAKIMVSIRDTARKYRDARATVGRVQPVPGGTNVIASRVDLWIDVRHPDDSVTAALVEAIRLNSGMFAAEEGCLASLTTESLSPTVHFDGGLRDRLQELLPAAPVLDTGAGHDAGVLGGHVPTAMLFVRNPTGVSHSPDELVEDWDAEEGAVALADSLAGLLGKARTIV; from the coding sequence GTGAGCCTTCCACAGACAGTACCCACAGCGGATGCGCTGCCTTCTGCCCGAACCAGTGCCTCCACTGTTTCCAGCCTGCTGCAGGACATCTCCACCATCGGCAGGGATGCATCGCGGGGTGGCTATTCGCGGCCGGTTTTCTCCAGTGCGGAAACGGACCTGCGGAGCTGGTTCATTGAGCAGGCGGAACGGCGCGGCCTTGACGTCCATACGGACCACAACGGCATCATCTGGGCCTGGTGGGACACCTCCGCTGGCACGCGGCGGGACGCTGTTGCTACCGGCAGCCATCTCGATTCCGTCCCGGGCGGCGGCGCGTACGACGGCCCGCTGGGTGTCGCCTCGGCGCTGGTCGCCGTCGACATCCTGAAGGCCCGCGGGCTCCGCCCCCGAAGGCCGCTGGTCATCGCAGTTTTTCCAGAGGAGGAGGGCTCGAGGTTCGGCGTGGCCTGCCTGGGTTCCCGGCTTCTGACCGGAGAGCTGGACCCGGACAAGGCCCGCCGGCTCAAGGACCCGGACGGCAACACCTATGCTGACGTCGCCGCCGCGAACGGGCAGGATCCCCGGCTCATCGGCGCCGATTACAAGGCCCTCCAGCAGCTGGGCCTGTTTGTGGAGCTGCATGTGGAGCAGGGCCGGGGGCTGATCGACCTGAACCAGCCCGTGGCCATCGGCTCCTCGATCCTGGGCCACGGCCGCTGGAAGCTCAGCGTCTCCGGGCAGGGAAACCACGCCGGGACCACCCTCATGGCCGGCCGCAAGGACCCCATGATCGCTGCTGCCAAGATTATGGTCAGCATCCGCGATACGGCCAGGAAGTACCGGGACGCCCGGGCCACCGTTGGCCGGGTCCAACCCGTTCCGGGCGGGACCAACGTGATTGCCTCGCGCGTGGACCTGTGGATTGACGTCCGCCACCCGGACGACTCCGTCACCGCGGCCCTGGTTGAGGCCATCCGGTTGAACAGCGGGATGTTCGCCGCGGAGGAAGGCTGCCTGGCCAGCCTGACCACGGAATCGTTGAGTCCCACAGTGCACTTCGACGGCGGCCTGCGGGACCGGCTGCAGGAATTGCTTCCCGCCGCGCCGGTCCTGGACACCGGGGCGGGACACGACGCGGGCGTGCTGGGCGGGCACGTCCCTACTGCCATGCTGTTCGTCCGGAACCCCACCGGCGTCTCGCACTCGCCGGACGAACTGGTGGAGGACTGGGATGCGGAGGAAGGCGCCGTGGCACTGGCGGACTCCCTCGCCGGGCTGCTCGGCAAGGCCCGCACCATCGTTTAG
- a CDS encoding protein glxC, with product MVTLTAPEAPARGTAPETGATAETTTVDLAGSTVRQLNQAIHNAVDGQAWTVTNPGGKHSLAVGINADIKVAIEGHAGYYAAGMHQKGDVTVNGNAGVGLAENIMSGTVHVKGDASQSAAATGHGGLVVIDGNAGARCGISMKGVDIVVGGNIGHMSAFMAQAGRLVVCGDAGDALGDSIYEARIYVKGTVASLGADCIEKPLKAEHLAELAELLAAAGRTDDPADFKRYGSARNLYHFHVDNSTSY from the coding sequence ATGGTCACTCTGACAGCCCCCGAAGCGCCCGCCCGAGGAACTGCTCCGGAAACCGGCGCGACTGCGGAAACCACCACAGTGGACCTGGCCGGCAGCACCGTCCGGCAACTCAACCAGGCCATCCACAACGCCGTTGACGGCCAGGCCTGGACCGTCACCAATCCCGGCGGCAAGCACAGCCTGGCCGTCGGCATCAACGCGGACATCAAGGTGGCCATCGAAGGCCACGCCGGCTACTACGCAGCCGGGATGCACCAAAAGGGGGACGTGACAGTCAACGGCAACGCCGGCGTCGGGCTGGCCGAGAACATCATGTCCGGGACAGTCCACGTAAAGGGTGACGCCTCACAGTCCGCCGCAGCCACCGGCCACGGCGGCCTGGTGGTCATCGACGGGAACGCCGGGGCCCGCTGCGGGATTTCCATGAAGGGCGTGGACATTGTGGTGGGCGGCAACATCGGCCACATGTCCGCCTTTATGGCCCAGGCCGGCCGGCTGGTGGTCTGCGGCGATGCCGGTGACGCGCTCGGCGACTCCATCTACGAGGCGCGCATTTACGTCAAAGGCACCGTGGCCTCACTCGGCGCGGACTGCATCGAAAAGCCGCTGAAGGCAGAGCACCTGGCCGAACTCGCCGAGCTGCTGGCCGCCGCCGGCCGTACCGACGACCCGGCAGACTTCAAGCGCTACGGCTCAGCAAGGAATCTCTACCACTTCCACGTCGACAACTCGACGTCGTACTAG